Proteins encoded together in one Mycobacterium simiae window:
- a CDS encoding TrmH family RNA methyltransferase has protein sequence MSAGLDVQDVNDPDDPRLDDFRDLNSIDRRPDLPTGKGLVIAEGVLVVQRMLASRFTPHAFLGTDRRLEELKDDLVRAEGLAAPFYRTSAEVMARVVGFHLNRGVLGVARRVPEPSVAQLVEHARTIAVLEGVNDHENLGSIFRNAAGLGVDAVVFGSGCADPLYRRAVRVSMGHALLVPYARSADWPADLVKLHDRGFWLLAMTPDGSARPLVEAMSAAREDRIAVLVGAEGPGLTPATLRLADVRVRIPMSRGTDSLNVATAAALAFYERAAR, from the coding sequence GTGAGCGCTGGCCTGGATGTCCAGGACGTCAACGATCCCGACGACCCACGGCTCGACGATTTCCGCGACCTGAACAGCATCGACCGGCGCCCCGATCTGCCGACGGGCAAGGGCCTGGTGATCGCCGAAGGGGTGCTGGTGGTGCAGCGCATGCTGGCCTCGCGGTTCACCCCGCATGCCTTCCTCGGCACCGATCGCCGGCTCGAGGAGCTCAAGGACGACCTGGTCCGCGCTGAGGGTCTGGCGGCGCCGTTCTACCGCACTTCCGCGGAGGTGATGGCGCGGGTGGTCGGGTTTCACCTCAATCGCGGGGTGCTGGGCGTCGCGCGGCGGGTGCCCGAACCGAGCGTTGCGCAGCTAGTCGAACACGCTCGGACCATTGCCGTGCTCGAAGGGGTCAACGACCACGAGAACCTGGGGTCGATCTTCCGCAACGCGGCGGGTCTGGGCGTGGACGCGGTGGTGTTCGGTAGCGGTTGCGCCGACCCGCTCTACCGCCGCGCGGTCCGAGTGTCGATGGGACACGCCCTGCTGGTGCCCTACGCACGCTCCGCCGACTGGCCTGCGGACCTCGTCAAGCTGCACGACCGCGGATTTTGGCTGCTGGCAATGACTCCGGACGGCAGCGCCCGCCCACTAGTGGAGGCGATGTCGGCCGCGCGCGAGGACCGCATCGCCGTCTTGGTGGGTGCCGAGGGGCCCGGGCTGACCCCGGCCACGCTGCGGTTGGCTGATGTGCGGGTGCGTATTCCGATGTCGCGGGGCACCGACTCGCTGAACGTCGCCACCGCCGCCGCACTGGCCTTCTACGAGCGGGCCGCCCGGTGA
- the serC gene encoding phosphoserine transaminase: MTMADQLQIPADIKPRDGRFGCGPSKVRPEQLQALSTTAAALFGTSHRQAPVKNLVGRVRKGVAELFSVPDGYEVILGNGGATAFWDAAAFGLIDKRSLHLTYGEFSSKFASAVANNPFVGDPVVVKADPGSAPEPQTDPSVDVIAWAHNETSTGVAVPIRRPAGSGDALVLIDATSGAGGLPVDIADTDAYYFSPQKNFASDGGLWLAIMSPAALARVEAIAASGRWVPDFLSLPIAIDNSLKDQTYNTPAIATLALMAEQLDWMLANGGLDWAVKRTADSSQRLYSWAQERPYTTPFVADPALRSQVVGTIDFVDDVDAAAVAKTLRANGIVDTEPYRKLGRNQLRVAMFPAVDPDDISALTQCVDWVVERL, from the coding sequence ATGACCATGGCTGACCAGCTCCAGATCCCCGCAGACATCAAACCGCGCGACGGCCGCTTCGGTTGCGGCCCGTCCAAGGTCCGGCCCGAACAATTGCAGGCGTTGAGCACCACCGCCGCGGCCCTGTTCGGCACCTCGCACCGGCAGGCGCCGGTCAAGAACTTGGTGGGCCGGGTCCGCAAAGGGGTGGCCGAGCTGTTCTCGGTGCCGGACGGCTATGAGGTCATTCTGGGCAACGGCGGCGCGACGGCGTTCTGGGACGCCGCTGCCTTCGGGCTCATCGACAAGCGGTCGCTGCACCTGACCTACGGGGAGTTCAGCTCGAAGTTCGCCTCCGCGGTCGCCAACAACCCGTTCGTCGGCGACCCGGTCGTGGTCAAGGCCGACCCCGGCAGCGCGCCGGAACCGCAGACCGACCCATCGGTGGACGTGATCGCGTGGGCACACAACGAGACGTCGACCGGGGTGGCGGTCCCGATCCGTCGGCCGGCCGGGTCGGGTGACGCTCTGGTCCTCATCGACGCGACCTCGGGCGCCGGTGGGCTGCCCGTCGACATCGCCGACACCGATGCCTACTACTTCTCACCGCAGAAGAACTTCGCCAGCGACGGCGGCCTGTGGCTGGCGATCATGAGCCCCGCCGCGCTGGCCCGGGTCGAAGCCATCGCGGCGTCGGGCCGCTGGGTTCCGGACTTCCTGTCGCTGCCGATCGCGATCGACAACAGCCTCAAGGATCAGACGTACAACACCCCCGCGATCGCCACCCTGGCCCTGATGGCCGAGCAACTCGACTGGATGCTTGCCAACGGCGGACTGGACTGGGCGGTCAAGCGGACGGCGGATTCGTCGCAACGGCTGTACTCGTGGGCGCAGGAACGGCCGTACACCACGCCGTTCGTCGCCGATCCGGCATTGCGCTCCCAGGTGGTGGGCACCATCGATTTCGTCGACGACGTCGATGCGGCCGCCGTGGCCAAGACTTTGCGGGCGAACGGCATCGTCGACACCGAGCCGTACCGCAAACTCGGCCGCAACCAGTTACGGGTCGCGATGTTCCCGGCGGTCGACCCCGACGACATCAGCGCGTTGACCCAGTGCGTCGACTGGGTCGTCGAGCGTCTCTAG
- a CDS encoding DUF2537 domain-containing protein, which produces MSDKLGPRVHSVPWATGLTVAGFVAAVTGVAIVVLSLGLIRVHVLLAVGLNAVAAGGLAPTLWGWRRTPVLRWFVLGAAVGVTVAWVALLARTLT; this is translated from the coding sequence GTGAGCGACAAACTCGGCCCACGGGTCCACTCCGTGCCCTGGGCAACGGGTTTGACGGTGGCGGGGTTCGTCGCCGCGGTGACCGGCGTGGCGATTGTGGTGCTGAGCCTCGGGTTGATCCGGGTGCATGTGCTGCTCGCGGTGGGGCTCAACGCGGTGGCGGCCGGGGGGCTGGCGCCGACGCTGTGGGGCTGGCGGCGCACGCCGGTGCTGCGCTGGTTCGTGCTGGGCGCGGCGGTCGGTGTGACGGTCGCGTGGGTGGCGCTGCTCGCGCGGACCCTGACCTGA
- a CDS encoding AurF N-oxygenase family protein — translation MARTRMVRRWHRKMEVRHDAEYVNMLATLSEGSVRRNFNPYTDIDWESPEFAVTENDPRWILPATDPLGRHPWYQGQSEERKIKIGMWRQANVAKVGLHFESILIRGLMNYTFWVPNGSPEYRYCLHESVEECNHTMMFQEMVNRIGADVPGMPRLLKWISPLVPLVAGPLPVAFFIGVLAGEEPIDHTQKNVLREGKSLHPIMERVMAIHVAEEARHISFAHEFLRRRLPELTKRQRFFTALYLPLTMKVLCRAIVVPPKQFWREFDIPREVKKELFFRSPESRKWLSDMFGDVRMLAYDTGLMDNWSARLMWRLCRINGKPSRYRSEPQRQHLAAVPAA, via the coding sequence ATGGCTAGGACGCGAATGGTTCGACGTTGGCACCGCAAGATGGAGGTGCGCCACGACGCGGAGTACGTGAACATGCTCGCCACACTGTCTGAGGGGTCGGTGCGGCGAAACTTCAACCCGTACACCGATATCGATTGGGAATCGCCTGAGTTCGCCGTCACCGAGAACGATCCCCGGTGGATCCTCCCGGCAACCGATCCGTTGGGCCGCCACCCGTGGTATCAGGGCCAGTCGGAAGAGCGAAAGATCAAGATCGGAATGTGGCGGCAGGCCAACGTGGCCAAGGTCGGCCTGCACTTCGAGTCCATCCTGATCAGGGGACTGATGAACTACACGTTCTGGGTGCCCAACGGATCGCCGGAATACCGGTACTGCTTGCACGAATCGGTCGAAGAGTGCAACCACACCATGATGTTCCAAGAGATGGTCAATCGGATCGGCGCCGACGTGCCGGGCATGCCGCGGCTGCTCAAGTGGATATCGCCGCTGGTTCCACTGGTGGCCGGACCGCTGCCGGTGGCTTTCTTCATCGGAGTACTCGCGGGTGAGGAACCCATCGACCACACCCAGAAAAATGTGCTGCGGGAAGGCAAGTCGCTGCATCCGATCATGGAGCGGGTAATGGCGATCCACGTCGCCGAGGAGGCGCGGCACATCTCCTTCGCGCACGAGTTCTTGCGCCGGCGCCTACCGGAGTTGACCAAGCGACAGCGATTTTTCACCGCTTTGTACCTACCGCTGACCATGAAGGTGTTGTGCCGGGCAATCGTGGTGCCGCCCAAGCAGTTCTGGCGCGAATTCGACATTCCGCGCGAGGTCAAAAAGGAGCTCTTCTTCCGCTCGCCGGAGTCGCGCAAATGGCTTTCGGACATGTTCGGTGACGTGCGGATGCTGGCCTATGACACCGGCCTGATGGACAACTGGTCGGCACGGCTGATGTGGCGCCTGTGCAGGATCAACGGAAAGCCCTCGCGCTACCGCAGCGAGCCGCAACGGCAGCACCTGGCTGCCGTGCCGGCCGCCTGA
- the sepH gene encoding septation protein SepH: protein MRELKVVGLDADSKYIICQGDDPAEQFKLAANDRLRDLLGKESALPEQPHLDIEVTNMLSPKEIQAKIRAGASVEQVAAASGSDISRVRRFAHPVLLERFRAAELATAAHPMLADGPAVMTLLETVSAAMVTRGLDPTGLSWDAWRNEDNRWTVQLAYKVGRSDNLAHFHFTPGAHGGTVTAIDDGASELIDPDFERPLRPLAPVAHVEFTEPSAPAAAQPAKERVQQPPEEPQQRQQPVHSRRGRPVIPAWEDVLLGVRSGGQR from the coding sequence ATGCGGGAACTCAAAGTGGTTGGGCTCGACGCCGACAGCAAATACATCATCTGCCAAGGTGATGATCCCGCGGAACAATTCAAGCTGGCGGCCAACGACCGGCTCCGGGATCTGCTGGGAAAGGAATCGGCCCTGCCTGAGCAGCCGCACCTCGATATCGAGGTCACCAACATGCTGAGCCCCAAGGAGATTCAAGCCAAGATCCGCGCCGGCGCTTCGGTCGAGCAGGTTGCCGCCGCCTCCGGGTCCGACATCTCTCGGGTGCGTCGCTTCGCCCACCCGGTACTGCTCGAACGGTTCCGCGCCGCCGAGCTGGCAACCGCCGCGCATCCCATGCTCGCCGACGGACCCGCGGTCATGACGCTGCTGGAGACCGTCAGCGCCGCAATGGTGACCCGCGGCCTGGACCCCACCGGCCTCAGCTGGGACGCATGGCGCAACGAAGACAACCGGTGGACCGTGCAACTGGCGTACAAAGTCGGCCGTTCGGACAACCTCGCGCACTTCCACTTCACTCCGGGCGCGCACGGCGGCACGGTCACCGCCATCGACGACGGGGCCAGTGAGCTGATCGACCCCGACTTCGAGCGACCGCTGCGGCCGCTCGCGCCCGTGGCCCACGTCGAGTTCACCGAGCCCTCCGCGCCCGCTGCGGCGCAGCCGGCGAAGGAGCGAGTGCAGCAGCCACCGGAGGAACCGCAGCAGCGGCAGCAGCCGGTACACAGCCGTCGCGGCAGGCCGGTCATTCCGGCGTGGGAGGACGTGCTGCTCGGCGTGCGCTCGGGCGGACAGCGCTAG